CTGTCCGCCGTCTTTAAGGAACTCCCTTATAGCGTCTAATGAGTTTGTTTCTGTCCCCGGGATCGTGAATCCGCCTGAAGACCTCTGGACAACCTTTACGCCCTGAGCTGAGAGATATATGACAGATTGTTCGGCATGATCAAGTGATCTCTTGGCAAACCTTATAGCCTTGCCTGCTTTGTATGGGTCGTCGGAGCTAAGGTGGACAACAATAGTTTGGTCTGTCATGATTTGTTCTCCTGAGTCGTTTCTATCATTGTATACAATAGGCGGGTTTAAAAAAAGTCTTTTATGCTTTGAAGTTTCTCAAAATGACCTAGGCGGCGCTGAAATATTCCTGTGAGATGAGCTGGTGGGCTACCTGTGTGATCTGTTTCCGGTCTGATTTTGATGAATCCATCGGAGCAAAGAAAGTTATTTTGGTTTTGACTTCGGTTACTTTGAGAAAATTCCAGAGGTGAGGGGCAAAGCTCATGTCTCCGTACCAGCACACTTTGTCGCAGTTTTCTGATGAAAATGGAAAACTGTCAATTTCGTCGTAGCGTATACATGCGGGGACCACGTCAACTTTTGCTGCTGATGCCGCAGCGAGAAGTGAAGAGCGGAAGGGGAGTATCTGCGAACCGTCCGTTGATGTCCCCTCAGGGAAGAGAACAACATTAAAACCCTCTTTAACAAGTTCAGCCATATTGCCGACTTCCAGCTTCACCAGCTTTGGGTTTCTGCGTTCTACAAAGAATGTGCCGCCAAGTTTGGCGAGGAAACCGAGAAATGGCGTCTGCTGTATTTCCACAGAAGAAACAAAGACGGAAGGTCTGATCGAAGCGTATATTATTATATCAAGATAAGACATGTGGTTTGAGATGATGATTCTGCCTGCCGGTTCTAGAAATTCATCTCCAAGCGAGGTGATATTTATGCCGAAAACCTTTAACCCGAGCCTGCTCATTTTGGTAACAAACCACGCCCCTACCCGCCTTTTATTCACATCAGAGACAGCGTAAAAGCGCAGTATAAGTGCACCGGCTATAAAGACCATAAAAAGGAAAACAGTTGATGTCAGCTTGATAAATCTCAGCATCATTCACCTATGAATTTTCTTATAAACCCCTTGTCCATCTTTTCCCTGTCTATCAGAGTCAGGTAGTCGTAGCATCTGAAAGCTTTGTCCTGGGCAGGGATACCGCATACTGTTCCGCCTGCTTTCAGATAAGAGAGAAGGAGAGGGGGGACAAGATTGACAGCCGCTTCACGAAAAGGGGCAAACCGGTCTTCGGATGTTTTTTCAAGAACTGATGTCAGTCTGTTGTCGGCGAATTTTCTTTTGGGCTGGATCTGACTGTGGTCTTTGTCCATGTGAGGCTTAAGCCAGTGGTGTATGAGCGCAACCTGAAAAGTATCTTCTGCATGTATTGAGGAACACCCGAACATATATCTGGAGTCTGTCGCCTTCATGTATGCTCCTAGCCCCTTCCACAGTGCTGATATTGTAGCTCCGTTGCGAAATTCCGGATGCACGCATGCTCTGCCGAGCTCAATCTTATGCCCTGTGAGTTCCTTGATACTCTTCATCTTGAATTCTTTGCCGGAGTAAAATTTGTCATTAAATCTGGTGCAGTTGAGTCTGTATGTCCCGACAGGTTTACCTGTTTTTTTATCTATTATAGCAAGGTGATCAAATAATATATCAAACTTGTCGACATCTATTCCAGCAACTCCGTCATCAGTAATTTCACCCACATATTCGCTGTAGAAAACCTCGTAGCGGAGTTTGAGTACATCCATGAGCTCGGCACCGTTTTCAACTGTCTTGATGATATAACGGCTGTTTTCAACAAAAATATTGATATGGGGACGATACGTTCTGATTCTGAAACGATATGTTTTTGAAATATTGCTGAGAGCTTTTGCCGCTCTTTTAACCTTTTTCGGAACCAGTTTCTTTCTGACTGCTGCCATATTTACCTCGTAATAAATGTTCCTTTATAAAATATAAGGGGCGGATGTCAGGCAACAGTCGGGATTTTGTTAAATAAATTTCAGATAAACATGAGACAGAAGGGTTATATGACAATAGTTTGACAGTTTTAAGAAGTAACGATAACAAGGCGGTCTTATAGATAGAGGAGATAAAAAATATTATGAACAAGTGAAACAAACAAAACAAGCGAGGTAGCAAGATGGCTCAAGCAGACATGCACTGCCACTCAAAGTTTTCCAAACATCCATCGGAATGGTTCCTTCAGAGGATAGGGGCTGCGGAGTCCTATACGGAGCCGGACTTTATATACAACACAGCCAAAAGCAGAGGAATGGATTTCGTCACTATCACTGATCATAATAATATGGAAGCTTCATGGTATCTCACACAGAAATATCCTCATGACACATTTACAGGGACAGAGTTTACCGTATACTTCCCGGAGGATGGGTGCAAAGTACATATCCTGTGCTACGGACACACGCCGGAGCAGTTTGCAGAGCTTCAAAGGCTGAGACGTAACATTTATGATTTCCGTGACTATATAAAGGCAAACGGACTTGCCCACTCAGTGGCACACGCAACATTCAGCGTAAACGGAAGACTTCAGATCCATCATCTTGAAAAACTTATGCTGCTGTTTGACGTTTTTGAAGGGATAAACGGGGGACGTGGCAAACTGCACAATACAACATGGGTGCGCACACTGGAAAACCTCACTCCGCTCACACTGGAAAATTTATACAGCAGATACCGAATCGAGCCGTTCAGTGATAATCCATGGGTAAAAGGCTTTACGGCGGGCTCAGACGACCATGCCGGGCTTTTCCTCGGTAAAACTTATACTCTCACCCGAGCGGACAGCCCGCAGGAATATCTTGAGCGGATAAAGAATAAAGAGTGCCGGCACGCAGGGCGTTATTCCGATTTTCACTCCCTCGCATTCACTGTTTATAAGATAGCCTATGATTTTTCCCGCACGAAGAAGAGTGTCCATTTTGCCGGAGGACTTTTCAGCAAGATAACAAAATATATATTTGAACAGGAAAAACCGGGGCTGATCGAGCGAATAAAGATGAAAGGGTTCAAAATGAAGAGCAGCAGCCGCGGGAATAAGATAAATATGATGCTGGCTGATCTGATTGACGAGATGAGTTCGGAAACATTTGACCATATAGAGCACAAGCTGAACCTTGTCTATCGTAAGTCATCAGACATAGCAGACGAGTATTTCCGTATGATGGCATCGAATCTGGCTAAAGATATAGATAGTATCAGCATGGACGATCTTTATCGCAGTGTAACTACCGCCCTGCCGGGGATGTTCGTTTCCATACCGTTTTTCAGCTCGTTTAATCAGATTTATAAAGACAGGGCACTCCTTAACGAACTGGATGATAAGTACAGCTATTCGTCCAGACCGAGGCGGAAACGCATTCTGTGGTTTACCGATACGATAAATGACCTTAACGGAGTGTCTGTGACTCTCCGCACAATAGGGAAGCTGGCGGAAAGCAAAGGGTACGACCTTAAGCTTGTTTCGTCCCTTCTGCCGGAAGAGCTTGACCACAGAGTCCCTCCAAACCTGATGAACCTTAAGCCTGTCACTTCGTTCAAGCTTCCTTATTATGAAAAGCTGTCTGTGAAAATACCGTCAGTTATCGCTGCACTGGAAGATATATATGACTTTGAGCCGGATGAGGTCTACATCTCTACCCCGGGGCCTGTCGGGCTTGTGGGGCTTCTTGCCAGCAGACTGCTCTCTGTCAAGAGCACAGGTATATACCATACAGACTTTACCGGAGAGGTTAAAGAGATCGCAGGCAACGACTCCCTGACTAACCTTGTGGAATGGTATACGAGGTGGTTTTTCGATTCTGTTACAGAGCTCAAAACTACATCTGAGCAGTATATCAGCTATCTTGAGAACAGAGGCATCAGCAGAAGTAAAATGAGTGTGTTCCGCAGGGGGATAGACGCAGAACTTTTCAGGCCGGTTGCCGGAAAAGACGGGAGAGCTTTTACTTTATGCTATGGCGGGCGTGTTTCGAGGGACAAGAATTTTGACTTCCTTATGCGGCTTTTTGATGAGATGGAGCAGAAACATGACATTAATCTCATCATTGCAGGGCACGGTCCTTACAGCGAAGTTGTTGAGGAGTGGGCAAAAGACCGCAGCAATATAGATGTTCGCGGCGAGCTTGATCACAGCAGAATGCCTGATGTTTATGGTGAGTCGGATATGTTCATCTTCCCCAGCAACACGGATACTTTCGGTATGGTTGTGCTTGAGTCGCAGGCCTGTGGTCTCCCTGCGATAGTGTCTAACATGGGCGGACCGAAAGAGATCATAAGAGACAAGGTCACAGGCTTTGTGGCTAAGGCGGATGATTTTCAGGACTGGTCTGAAAAGCTGGAATACATGATAAACCTGTACAATACGGACAGAGAGACCTTCGCCGGATTTAAAAACAATGCCCGTGAGCGTGTGCTTGCCAACTTTAACTGGGATATAGTGCTTGAGGATCTTTTTACAGAAAGGGCAGATCCCGAAGATACCGAACTGCCCGTCAGCCCGAAAATGGCGGTGTGATTATATGGGACTGGCATTTATCAAAGAAGCCGTGGTGAACCTTCCTTCTGTCATGCGGGGGCGGACACCTGGCCAGCTTATCATACAGACTACTGATTTCTGCAATGCAACCTGTCCGCAGTGCGGGATGCGTAAGCAGGAGGATTTTAAAAGGACAAGGCTTGATGTTGATGGGATGAAGCGCATGATCGACAGAGCCTCAAAGAACGGTGTCAAGGCGCTTTCGTTCACCGGAGGGGAGCCGTTTCTTTTTCAGGATGATCTTTTTGCATGTATAAAATATGGACACAGAAAGGGTATCCCTTATATACGCACAGGCACAAACGGATTTATATTTCGAAACAGCGGCAAACCAGGCTTTGTGGATAAAATGCGTAAATTCGCAAAAGAGCTGAAAAAGAGCGGTCTTTATACATTCTGGATAAGCCTCGATACGTGGGACATTATGGAACATGAGAAGAATAGAGGGCTGGATGGTGTTATCGACGGTATCCGTACGGCGTTGCTTGTTTTTCGTGAAGAGGGGGTATATCCATCTGCAAATCTGGGGATCAACAGAACTATTGTGAAAGGTAAGATGAGCGTTACGTCCCACAGCTCCGATACAGAAAAAAAAGCATTTTATGATGCTTATGTCGAAGGTTTCCGGCGTTTTTATGAGTTTGCGATCGGGCTTGGTTTCACTATTGCAAACGCCTGTTATCCTATGAGTATGCAGGGGGACGCAGTTTATAAGGCGGAATCAGTTGACGATATTGTGAGTTATAATGACACAGAGAAGCACTACCTTTTCAAAGCGATGTATGACACCCTCCCCGAATACCGGGGGCGCATCCGTATCTTTACCCCCAGAAGCTCGCTTATTATGCTGGTGAGGCACTACGGTGGTGAGAAAGATGCCGGATTCGCCTGTTACGGCGGTATAGATTACTTTTTTGTGGAGAGCTCCACCGGACACGCCTTCCCCTGCGGTTTCCGTGCGGCGTGCGATATGGGGGCGTATGAAGACCTTGATAGCAGAAAGATTAAACACAAGCCTGAATGCAGGCTTTGTGACTGGGAATGTTTTCGTGACCCTTCTAATCAGACAGGACCGCTGGCAGAGTTCTTTCGCAATCCATTCAGAGTTATCCGTATGTTCCTTGGTGACAGGGAGTTTATGAAAGAGTGGTGGAAAGACCTTTTATACTATTTTGCGTGCGGAATGTTCAATTTTACCCATGAAGCAGACTATGGCAAGATGCTGTATTTTCAGAAGAAAAATCATGCCGGCAAAAAAAAAGTCATTTCAGGTGAGCCTTCAGCGGCGGTGTCCGGACATTAACTGCTGATGAAATTTGATGTTGTGTGCATTATTGAAGTGCAGTAAAGTAGCACATATTGATTTCAGCAGGAGACAGCACTTTGTTCAGCGAAGAAAAGATTGTAACAGTTGAAAACCTCAATTTTTCTTACGGACAGGTAAATGTCCTCAGGGACGTTAATCTGTCCATACACAGGAGAGAATTTCTTGCTGTGATAGGTCCTAACGGCGGGGGGAAGAGCACCCTTGTTAAAATACTTCTGGGTATACTTAAACCTGACAGCGGCAATGTCTCAGTTTTCGGTAAGAAACCGGGGCACAGCAGAAACATAGGCTATGTCCCGCAGGATGTTTCAGCCGGGCGGGGATTTCCTGTTACTGTTCGTGAGGTGGCAATGATGGGGCGTGCCCTCGCTAAGAAAGGTACGTCGAAATCCGAGGACAGGGCGATAGTTGACAGGATTCTTGATGATATGTCTTTGCTGTCTGCTGCGGAGAAGCGTATGGATGATCTTTCAGGCGGTCAGCGTCAGCGTGCATTGATGGCGAGAGCCCTTGCCATAGAGCCTGAGATAATCTTTCTGGATGAGCCTGCGTCTAATGTTGATATGAAAGGGCAGACAAAAATATTTGATCTGCTTGGCGAACTGAATAAAAATATGACAGTTGTGGTAATCAGCCACGATCTTACAATAATCCCTAAATACGCAACATCCGTGGCATGTGTGAGCGGCAGTGTGCATAAGCACGATGAGGCAGAGCTTACAGAAGACATGATATACGAGTCTTATGGCGCCGTGGAAGGCTGTCCTGTGGAGCTTGTGGCGCATGGTCACCCGCACAGGGTGCTTAAGGAGCATAAGCACTGATGATGGATATACTCTCATACGGATTTATGCAGAATGCGGTTATGGCGAGTGTTCTCGCCTCTGTGGCTTGTGGCGTAATCGGATCCCTTGTTGTTGTTAACAGAATAGTATTTATTTCCGGCGGTATAGCACACACAGCATACGGCGGGATAGGACTGGCATTTTTTCTGGGGATATCACCTCTGCTGGGTGCCGGAATATTTGCTGTTGCCTCCGCTGTGGTTATGGCTTTGATAACTAT
This window of the Denitrovibrio acetiphilus DSM 12809 genome carries:
- a CDS encoding lysophospholipid acyltransferase family protein, whose amino-acid sequence is MMLRFIKLTSTVFLFMVFIAGALILRFYAVSDVNKRRVGAWFVTKMSRLGLKVFGINITSLGDEFLEPAGRIIISNHMSYLDIIIYASIRPSVFVSSVEIQQTPFLGFLAKLGGTFFVERRNPKLVKLEVGNMAELVKEGFNVVLFPEGTSTDGSQILPFRSSLLAAASAAKVDVVPACIRYDEIDSFPFSSENCDKVCWYGDMSFAPHLWNFLKVTEVKTKITFFAPMDSSKSDRKQITQVAHQLISQEYFSAA
- a CDS encoding GNAT family N-acetyltransferase; amino-acid sequence: MAAVRKKLVPKKVKRAAKALSNISKTYRFRIRTYRPHINIFVENSRYIIKTVENGAELMDVLKLRYEVFYSEYVGEITDDGVAGIDVDKFDILFDHLAIIDKKTGKPVGTYRLNCTRFNDKFYSGKEFKMKSIKELTGHKIELGRACVHPEFRNGATISALWKGLGAYMKATDSRYMFGCSSIHAEDTFQVALIHHWLKPHMDKDHSQIQPKRKFADNRLTSVLEKTSEDRFAPFREAAVNLVPPLLLSYLKAGGTVCGIPAQDKAFRCYDYLTLIDREKMDKGFIRKFIGE
- a CDS encoding glycosyltransferase, giving the protein MAQADMHCHSKFSKHPSEWFLQRIGAAESYTEPDFIYNTAKSRGMDFVTITDHNNMEASWYLTQKYPHDTFTGTEFTVYFPEDGCKVHILCYGHTPEQFAELQRLRRNIYDFRDYIKANGLAHSVAHATFSVNGRLQIHHLEKLMLLFDVFEGINGGRGKLHNTTWVRTLENLTPLTLENLYSRYRIEPFSDNPWVKGFTAGSDDHAGLFLGKTYTLTRADSPQEYLERIKNKECRHAGRYSDFHSLAFTVYKIAYDFSRTKKSVHFAGGLFSKITKYIFEQEKPGLIERIKMKGFKMKSSSRGNKINMMLADLIDEMSSETFDHIEHKLNLVYRKSSDIADEYFRMMASNLAKDIDSISMDDLYRSVTTALPGMFVSIPFFSSFNQIYKDRALLNELDDKYSYSSRPRRKRILWFTDTINDLNGVSVTLRTIGKLAESKGYDLKLVSSLLPEELDHRVPPNLMNLKPVTSFKLPYYEKLSVKIPSVIAALEDIYDFEPDEVYISTPGPVGLVGLLASRLLSVKSTGIYHTDFTGEVKEIAGNDSLTNLVEWYTRWFFDSVTELKTTSEQYISYLENRGISRSKMSVFRRGIDAELFRPVAGKDGRAFTLCYGGRVSRDKNFDFLMRLFDEMEQKHDINLIIAGHGPYSEVVEEWAKDRSNIDVRGELDHSRMPDVYGESDMFIFPSNTDTFGMVVLESQACGLPAIVSNMGGPKEIIRDKVTGFVAKADDFQDWSEKLEYMINLYNTDRETFAGFKNNARERVLANFNWDIVLEDLFTERADPEDTELPVSPKMAV
- a CDS encoding radical SAM protein, which translates into the protein MGLAFIKEAVVNLPSVMRGRTPGQLIIQTTDFCNATCPQCGMRKQEDFKRTRLDVDGMKRMIDRASKNGVKALSFTGGEPFLFQDDLFACIKYGHRKGIPYIRTGTNGFIFRNSGKPGFVDKMRKFAKELKKSGLYTFWISLDTWDIMEHEKNRGLDGVIDGIRTALLVFREEGVYPSANLGINRTIVKGKMSVTSHSSDTEKKAFYDAYVEGFRRFYEFAIGLGFTIANACYPMSMQGDAVYKAESVDDIVSYNDTEKHYLFKAMYDTLPEYRGRIRIFTPRSSLIMLVRHYGGEKDAGFACYGGIDYFFVESSTGHAFPCGFRAACDMGAYEDLDSRKIKHKPECRLCDWECFRDPSNQTGPLAEFFRNPFRVIRMFLGDREFMKEWWKDLLYYFACGMFNFTHEADYGKMLYFQKKNHAGKKKVISGEPSAAVSGH
- a CDS encoding metal ABC transporter ATP-binding protein, encoding MFSEEKIVTVENLNFSYGQVNVLRDVNLSIHRREFLAVIGPNGGGKSTLVKILLGILKPDSGNVSVFGKKPGHSRNIGYVPQDVSAGRGFPVTVREVAMMGRALAKKGTSKSEDRAIVDRILDDMSLLSAAEKRMDDLSGGQRQRALMARALAIEPEIIFLDEPASNVDMKGQTKIFDLLGELNKNMTVVVISHDLTIIPKYATSVACVSGSVHKHDEAELTEDMIYESYGAVEGCPVELVAHGHPHRVLKEHKH